From the genome of Chaetodon trifascialis isolate fChaTrf1 chromosome 4, fChaTrf1.hap1, whole genome shotgun sequence:
acttgttacacacacacacacacacacacacacacacacacacacacacacacacacacacacacacacacacattaaataatATAACTGGGCGATACCTCTCCTGCTTACATGTGGTGTGAGAGGTTTGAGCCCTTTAAAGTAAACTTTACTCGACACATTGATCATATCTTACTGAGAAGAATCGTACTGAATGAGATCGTAGATAAATAACTCGTTATTGACAAACTTTCAAGTCGAAATCGCATCATATTAAGAACAAGGAGTAACGCTACGCATCCTGCCCTGCTGCAGGACTTGCTTCGTGTTTTTACCGTGGCTTTAGCGATGATGAACACAGACTCCTGGCTGGCAAGTGACACGTCTGGGTCGGTCTTCATGAGCGCCTTGATGCGGGCCAGCGGGAGTTTGGACAGTCGGCTGTGGGTCACGGCAGCAGCGGggcctgtctgctgctggctgctctcctcctctgcctcggCCCCGCggctctcctcctcactcccacACCGGTCAGGCTCGTGCTCCGGTGGGGAGACAGGTGTGGCCACTGTTGCTGCCATTCTCTTTTTGCACAAACgttatatttctatatatatataaagacagaaataacaAGTGTTTCCTAGCTACATGTCATATATGACAACAACATCACCAACAGCGCGCCACCAATGTGCTTCCGATCTTTCGGTGAAGCGCGTGCGCTGATTTGTCAGCATGGCAGCCCGACGTCCCGCCTCTTCCTCTCCCGCCAATTAGTCGTCGCCGGTGATTGGACAGAGTGTGTATAAAGCTCTGGGGATTGGTTACACTAAACGCCAAAAAAAGCAAGTTTCCTTGAACGGCAGCAATGGTGAGGGACATCAATATTCTGGTAATATAGTTACACAGTGATGAATGACCTGGATAAAACCAAACTGTACTCACCTCCTTAAATCTTTTTTGCCACTTGGGGGCAACAGAAACAAGCTGAATGCACTTTGCTGCCATGTTATCTCCCCATAAAG
Proteins encoded in this window:
- the pole4 gene encoding DNA polymerase epsilon subunit 4, whose translation is MAATVATPVSPPEHEPDRCGSEEESRGAEAEEESSQQQTGPAAAVTHSRLSKLPLARIKALMKTDPDVSLASQESVFIIAKATELFVEMIAKDAMVYAQQGKRKTLQRKDLDNAIEAIDEFAFLEGTLD